Proteins co-encoded in one Papaver somniferum cultivar HN1 chromosome 5, ASM357369v1, whole genome shotgun sequence genomic window:
- the LOC113277371 gene encoding glutaredoxin-C5-like has protein sequence MHYQAESWGSYLATPRSNNNMSNGGGGGMDAFERIERLANASAVVIFSVSSCCMCHAIKRLFCGMGVNPTVYELDEDPRTGKDIEKALMSLLGTSSAVPVVFIGGKLIGAMDRVMASHINGTLVPQLKEAGALWL, from the coding sequence ATGCATTATCAAGCAGAATCATGGGGTTCATATCTGGCAACACCAAGGAGTAACAACAACATGAGTAACGGAGGAGGAGGAGGGATGGATGCATTTGAAAGGATTGAAAGACTTGCAAATGCAAGTGCTGTGGTCATCTTTTCAGTAAGTTCATGCTGTATGTGTCATGCTATTAAGAGATTATTCTGTGGTATGGGTGTGAATCCAACTGTTTATGAACTAGATGAAGATCCAAGAACAGGTAAAGATATTGAGAAAGCTTTGATGAGTTTGTTAGGCACTTCTTCTGCTGTTCCTGTGGTTTTTATCGGTGGTAAACTTATTGGTGCCATGGATAGAGTTATGGCTTCTCATATTAATGGTACTCTTGTTCCTCAACTTAAAGAAGCTGGTGCTCTTTGGCTCTAG